From the Halomonas meridiana genome, one window contains:
- a CDS encoding efflux RND transporter periplasmic adaptor subunit yields MRRIPPSYALASLLVLALVVWLAVGDFQQFQSSPPESAAEEAETLPRVEVNTQQSTPYIPQQVLQGQLTAERETVLRANVGGYVAEKPIEQGESVRQGETLLVLDNDALPERLQQARDELALAEAEYAGAQNLRRRELISQPELLRLQSALSGSAAQVAQLEKQLQDTRPTAPFEGVLDRVQVELGDLLQPGEEWARLIDDRRLTGTAWVSQQQVGELAVGLPVTARLLNGGSLTGEVSYISSRAEEATRSFYIEVALDNPERLRLAGGSAEFTITLPPRQVHTLSPALFSLDDRGQLAIKHLDDEDRVVQTAVELVSADTERAYVSGLPNPVTLITLGAGLVNPGDAVTPVPAQEGGHATAD; encoded by the coding sequence ATGCGACGAATTCCCCCCTCTTACGCGCTGGCAAGCCTTCTGGTGCTGGCGTTAGTGGTATGGCTGGCCGTTGGCGATTTTCAGCAGTTTCAATCGTCACCTCCTGAAAGTGCAGCAGAGGAAGCCGAGACCCTTCCCCGCGTCGAGGTAAACACTCAGCAGAGCACGCCCTATATTCCCCAGCAGGTGCTGCAGGGCCAGCTGACCGCCGAGCGCGAAACGGTGCTGCGTGCCAACGTCGGGGGGTATGTAGCAGAGAAGCCGATTGAGCAAGGAGAAAGCGTGCGCCAGGGCGAAACGCTACTCGTGCTGGATAACGATGCCCTGCCCGAGCGCTTGCAGCAGGCCAGAGACGAGCTAGCGCTGGCCGAAGCCGAGTACGCTGGCGCCCAGAACTTGCGCCGTCGCGAGCTAATTTCACAACCGGAACTGCTGCGCTTACAGAGTGCGCTCAGCGGCAGCGCGGCCCAAGTAGCTCAGCTCGAGAAGCAACTACAAGACACTCGCCCTACGGCCCCGTTCGAGGGCGTATTAGACCGCGTACAGGTGGAGCTTGGCGATCTGCTCCAGCCTGGCGAAGAGTGGGCGCGCTTGATCGATGACCGCCGCTTGACCGGCACCGCCTGGGTATCTCAGCAGCAGGTAGGCGAATTGGCCGTTGGCTTGCCCGTGACGGCGCGCTTGCTCAACGGCGGCTCGCTCACCGGCGAAGTCAGCTATATCAGCAGCCGGGCAGAAGAAGCTACCCGCTCCTTCTATATCGAAGTAGCGCTCGATAACCCCGAGCGCCTGCGCCTGGCGGGCGGCAGCGCCGAGTTCACCATTACTTTGCCGCCTCGTCAGGTCCACACGCTCTCCCCGGCGCTGTTTAGCCTGGATGATCGGGGCCAGCTAGCCATCAAGCACTTGGATGACGAGGATCGTGTGGTGCAAACCGCCGTCGAGCTGGTGAGCGCCGACACCGAGCGCGCCTACGTCAGCGGACTCCCCAACCCGGTCACCCTCATTACGTTAGGGGCTGGTTTGGTGAACCCCGGCGACGCGGTAACGCCGGTGCCTGCCCAGGAAGGTGGACATGCGACAGCTGATTAA